One region of Oxalobacteraceae bacterium OTU3CAMAD1 genomic DNA includes:
- a CDS encoding MFS transporter — MSIATDKGAAARAIFAGLCASLVGIGLARFGYTPLIPPLIEAHWFAAQDVVYLGAANLVGYLVGALVGRPLAARLTARATLRIMMMLASLAFFACAFPLSVSWFFVWRLLSGVSGGIIMVLVASTVLPHVPVERRGMASGAIFLGVGVGIAASGTVVPMLLGVGLRETWLGLGTLALVLSIASWFCWPHASQGHVAAAGAQSAAPKAGARLDLNVLYVQYALMAIGLVPLMVFLVDYVARGLGWGTHTAALFWIAYGIGAIAGPMMYGAMTDRIGPTRTAQLALVMQAGVIALMMFSTNHVVLIAATVVVGSFPPGIVPIVLGRVHQILPGDAHAQSAVWSRATTVFALFQALSGYAYSYLFAQSGGDHRLLMGIGAGALLIAVLADGVKKVLAKPGGALL; from the coding sequence ATGAGTATCGCAACAGACAAGGGCGCCGCTGCGCGCGCCATATTCGCCGGCCTTTGCGCCAGCCTGGTCGGTATCGGTCTGGCGCGCTTCGGCTACACGCCGTTGATCCCGCCATTGATCGAGGCGCACTGGTTCGCCGCGCAAGACGTGGTCTACCTGGGCGCGGCCAACCTGGTCGGTTATTTGGTGGGCGCGCTGGTGGGGCGTCCGCTGGCCGCGCGGCTGACGGCGCGCGCAACGCTGCGCATCATGATGATGTTGGCGTCCCTCGCATTCTTTGCCTGCGCGTTCCCCTTGTCGGTGAGCTGGTTCTTTGTCTGGCGCCTGTTGTCGGGTGTCTCGGGCGGTATCATCATGGTGCTGGTCGCTTCTACCGTGTTACCGCATGTGCCGGTCGAGCGCAGGGGAATGGCAAGCGGGGCGATCTTTCTGGGCGTCGGTGTCGGCATCGCCGCCTCAGGCACAGTGGTGCCGATGTTGCTGGGCGTCGGGCTGCGGGAGACTTGGCTGGGCCTGGGCACGCTGGCGCTGGTGCTGAGTATCGCGAGCTGGTTCTGCTGGCCGCACGCGTCGCAAGGCCATGTCGCCGCTGCCGGCGCGCAGTCTGCGGCGCCCAAAGCAGGCGCGCGTCTCGATCTGAACGTGCTCTATGTGCAATATGCCCTGATGGCGATCGGTCTCGTTCCGTTGATGGTGTTTCTGGTCGATTACGTCGCGCGCGGTTTGGGGTGGGGGACGCACACGGCGGCCTTGTTCTGGATCGCCTACGGCATCGGCGCGATCGCCGGTCCGATGATGTATGGGGCCATGACTGACCGCATCGGTCCAACACGCACCGCGCAGTTGGCGTTGGTCATGCAGGCGGGCGTCATCGCGTTGATGATGTTTTCGACCAATCACGTGGTGCTGATTGCCGCTACCGTGGTGGTCGGTTCCTTCCCGCCGGGTATTGTGCCGATCGTGCTGGGCCGCGTGCATCAGATATTGCCGGGCGATGCGCACGCCCAGAGCGCGGTATGGAGTCGGGCCACTACGGTGTTCGCCCTGTTCCAGGCGCTGTCCGGGTATGCCTATTCCTACCTGTTCGCGCAGAGCGGCGGCGATCATCGTTTGTTGATGGGAATAGGGGCGGGAGCGTTGTTAATCGCAGTACTAGCTGATGGCGTGAAGAAAGTTCTTGCCAAGCCCGGAGGGGCTTTGCTATAG
- a CDS encoding TetR/AcrR family transcriptional regulator, protein MAGIKQFNEEETLECAMHVFWRRGYASTSMQDLAQATGVLRGSLYNAYGDKQSIFLLAFARYKQRYLAAVRQQMTADDPVIALRNFFAYVIASMSEPIPPHGDTPSSSTRGCLTTKIATDETAMDDAVRQALRDMLEGLAEVLEERLSAPDAVARLNLSPTEASRLLVTFTRGNVVMERIYHAPEELQATADTLLKILFRP, encoded by the coding sequence ATGGCAGGCATAAAACAATTTAATGAAGAAGAAACGCTGGAGTGCGCGATGCACGTTTTCTGGCGGCGCGGCTATGCATCGACGTCGATGCAGGATCTCGCGCAGGCCACCGGCGTGCTGCGCGGCTCGCTCTACAACGCCTATGGCGACAAGCAATCGATCTTCCTACTGGCGTTCGCGCGTTATAAGCAGCGCTATCTGGCGGCGGTGCGCCAACAGATGACCGCGGACGATCCTGTGATCGCGCTGCGCAATTTCTTTGCCTACGTCATCGCCTCGATGTCGGAGCCGATCCCGCCGCATGGAGACACGCCCTCCTCGTCCACGCGAGGCTGCCTGACGACCAAGATCGCCACCGACGAGACAGCAATGGATGACGCCGTACGCCAGGCGCTGCGCGACATGCTGGAAGGACTGGCCGAGGTGCTGGAAGAACGGCTGTCGGCACCGGACGCTGTGGCACGCCTGAATCTGTCGCCAACGGAAGCTTCCCGCCTGCTGGTCACGTTCACTCGCGGCAATGTGGTGATGGAACGCATCTACCATGCGCCCGAAGAACTGCAGGCGACGGCCGACACGCTGCTAAAAATATTGTTCAGGCCGTAG